The following coding sequences are from one uncultured Cohaesibacter sp. window:
- the fabB gene encoding beta-ketoacyl-ACP synthase I, whose product MRRVVISGLGIVSSIGNDAEAVTASLRDAKSGISFSQDFADHGFRSHVWGCPDIDTTDLVDRRAKRFLSRGGEWNHVAMKQAIADSGLEESDITNERTGIIMGSGGPSTQTVVQAADITRKNGSPKRIGPFAVPKAMSSTASATLATWFKIHGVNYSISSACSTSAHCIGNAYELIQMGKQDIIFAGGHEDLDWSMSNLFDAMGAISSKYNDTPATASRAFDATRDGFVIAGGAGVLVLEELEHAKARGAKIYAELVGYGATSDGYDMVAPSGEGAQRCMRQAMATVDAKIDYINCHGTSTPVGDTAEIGAIRTVFGDDQPHIASTKSLTGHSLGAAGAQESIYSLLMMQAGFIGESAHITELDPECADMNIVRQRIDKPIDVALSNSFGFGGTNASLIFQRYNG is encoded by the coding sequence ATGAGACGTGTAGTCATTTCCGGCTTGGGTATTGTTTCCTCCATCGGCAACGATGCCGAAGCCGTTACCGCATCCCTGCGCGATGCTAAATCCGGTATTTCCTTCTCTCAGGATTTTGCCGACCATGGATTCCGTAGCCATGTTTGGGGATGTCCAGACATTGACACAACCGATCTGGTTGATCGTCGCGCCAAACGCTTCCTTTCTCGCGGCGGCGAGTGGAACCATGTTGCCATGAAACAGGCAATCGCAGATTCCGGCCTGGAAGAAAGCGATATCACGAACGAACGCACCGGTATCATCATGGGCTCTGGTGGCCCTTCGACACAAACCGTGGTGCAAGCAGCAGACATCACCCGCAAGAACGGCTCGCCAAAACGCATCGGGCCATTTGCCGTGCCTAAGGCCATGTCTTCAACCGCTTCGGCAACCCTTGCCACATGGTTCAAGATTCACGGCGTGAACTATTCCATTTCTTCAGCCTGCTCCACCTCTGCACACTGCATTGGTAACGCTTATGAGCTGATCCAGATGGGCAAACAGGACATCATCTTTGCTGGTGGTCATGAAGATCTGGATTGGAGCATGTCCAACCTGTTCGACGCAATGGGTGCCATTTCTTCCAAATATAACGATACGCCGGCAACTGCTTCTCGCGCTTTCGACGCAACACGCGACGGCTTCGTGATCGCCGGTGGTGCCGGTGTGCTGGTTCTTGAAGAACTGGAACATGCCAAGGCTCGCGGCGCCAAGATCTATGCCGAACTGGTAGGATATGGTGCAACATCTGATGGCTATGACATGGTTGCCCCAAGCGGAGAAGGTGCCCAGCGCTGCATGCGTCAGGCAATGGCCACGGTTGATGCCAAAATCGATTATATCAACTGCCATGGCACGTCCACGCCAGTTGGTGACACCGCTGAGATTGGTGCAATCCGCACAGTCTTTGGCGACGATCAGCCACATATCGCGTCGACCAAATCTTTGACCGGCCACTCTCTGGGTGCTGCCGGAGCACAGGAATCCATCTATTCCCTGCTGATGATGCAGGCCGGCTTTATCGGCGAATCCGCCCATATTACCGAGCTGGACCCGGAATGCGCCGATATGAACATCGTTCGTCAGCGCATCGATAAGCCAATTGATGTTGCCCTGTCCAACAGCTTCGGCTTTGGCGGCACCAATGCTTCGCTGATTTTCCAGCGTTATAACGGATAA
- a CDS encoding iron response transcriptional regulator IrrA, which produces MTSQIQKFDKRSARDMLVRAGLRPTRQRLSLAELLFAKGDRHVSAERLHEEAERVNVSVSLATVYNTLHQFTEAGLLREVAVEGTKTYFDTNVSDHFHFYMEEEGKVVDIPGGMSVSALPEVPEGKEITRVDIVVRLRDKAN; this is translated from the coding sequence ATGACCTCACAAATACAAAAATTCGATAAGCGTTCCGCTCGGGATATGCTTGTGAGGGCAGGTTTGCGCCCAACGCGCCAAAGGCTTTCTTTGGCAGAGCTGCTCTTTGCAAAGGGCGACCGGCATGTTTCTGCTGAACGTCTTCATGAAGAAGCCGAGCGGGTGAATGTTTCAGTGTCCTTGGCGACAGTCTACAACACCTTGCATCAATTCACAGAGGCTGGCCTTCTGCGGGAAGTCGCCGTGGAAGGGACCAAAACCTACTTCGATACAAATGTGTCTGATCACTTTCACTTCTATATGGAAGAAGAAGGCAAGGTTGTCGATATCCCTGGTGGCATGAGCGTTTCTGCCCTTCCCGAGGTGCCAGAAGGCAAAGAAATCACCCGCGTCGATATTGTGGTTCGCCTGCGCGACAAGGCAAACTAG
- a CDS encoding helix-turn-helix transcriptional regulator, protein MASKKAPNPIDVYVGSRVRLRRMMLSMSQEKLGEHLGITFQQIQKYEKGTNRIGASRLQHIATVLEVPVSFFFEDAPGTPQEAQGLAESKSENYVIDFLSSSEGLQLNRAFVQIKDQKVRRKIVELVKEIAGDGSES, encoded by the coding sequence ATGGCCAGTAAAAAAGCACCGAACCCAATCGATGTCTATGTTGGTAGTCGTGTACGGCTTCGCCGCATGATGCTTTCTATGAGCCAAGAAAAACTTGGAGAGCATCTGGGCATTACATTCCAGCAGATTCAAAAATATGAAAAAGGAACCAACCGAATTGGTGCCAGCCGTTTGCAGCATATTGCAACCGTTCTGGAAGTGCCGGTTTCCTTCTTCTTTGAAGATGCTCCAGGAACCCCTCAAGAAGCACAGGGCCTTGCTGAATCCAAATCTGAAAATTACGTGATCGACTTCCTTTCTTCTTCTGAAGGGCTGCAGTTGAACCGCGCGTTTGTTCAGATCAAGGATCAGAAGGTTCGTCGCAAAATTGTGGAACTCGTTAAAGAGATTGCTGGAGACGGCTCAGAGAGTTAA
- a CDS encoding hemolysin family protein has product MNDSDSSLPSPSSSADRPSNDNQADSGDADPHQPKQNWFSRLLSNWMSGLTSPSLRSQMEGALADENSKDETFSAEEKAMLRNILELREMRVSDVMIPRADIDAVEDEISLGTLLAVYQDVGHSRLPVYRETLDDPVGMVHIKDVLSLLTKECSIPEPSESPALDSMEGSVVSVHFASEGEMSLTNLPRTLSNINLDRPLRDLGVIRDVLFVPPSMQAIDLMATMRAARTQMALVIDEYGGTDGLVSLEDVVETVVGDIEDEHDDEDEISIASAGPNLFIADAKTELEDVAEAVGSSLPLDDELMEDVDTLGGYIFTLIGRIPVRGELISVNEGLEFEIMEADRRRIRRVKIRLKPLKKPFKRPFELQRPSGSDDSGAQAEQKNDTAAE; this is encoded by the coding sequence ATGAACGACTCCGACTCTTCTTTACCTTCGCCGTCATCTAGCGCCGACAGGCCATCGAATGACAATCAGGCGGACAGCGGCGACGCTGACCCTCACCAGCCCAAGCAGAATTGGTTTTCTCGTTTGCTTTCAAACTGGATGTCTGGCCTTACCAGCCCTTCTCTTCGCTCTCAGATGGAAGGTGCTCTGGCTGACGAGAACAGCAAGGATGAAACCTTTTCTGCCGAAGAAAAGGCGATGCTGCGCAATATTCTCGAACTTCGGGAAATGCGGGTCAGCGATGTCATGATCCCACGCGCCGATATCGATGCGGTCGAAGACGAGATTTCACTGGGCACATTGCTGGCTGTCTATCAGGATGTCGGACATTCACGCCTGCCGGTCTACCGCGAAACGCTGGACGATCCGGTAGGGATGGTGCATATCAAGGACGTTCTCTCACTGCTGACGAAGGAATGCAGCATTCCCGAACCCTCAGAAAGCCCTGCGCTCGATTCGATGGAAGGCTCCGTGGTTAGCGTGCATTTTGCCTCTGAAGGTGAGATGTCCTTGACCAATCTGCCAAGAACGCTCAGCAACATCAACCTGGACCGTCCGTTGAGAGATCTTGGCGTTATCCGTGACGTCTTGTTCGTCCCTCCCTCCATGCAGGCGATAGACCTGATGGCCACCATGCGGGCTGCCCGCACGCAGATGGCGCTGGTCATTGACGAATATGGCGGCACCGATGGTCTGGTATCGCTGGAAGATGTTGTTGAAACCGTTGTTGGTGATATCGAGGACGAGCATGATGATGAAGATGAAATCTCCATCGCCAGCGCGGGTCCCAATCTATTTATCGCCGATGCCAAAACGGAGCTGGAAGATGTGGCCGAAGCGGTCGGATCTTCCTTGCCACTTGATGACGAGTTGATGGAAGATGTGGACACGCTGGGAGGTTACATCTTTACCCTTATTGGGCGCATTCCGGTGCGCGGCGAGCTGATATCGGTGAATGAAGGCCTTGAATTTGAGATTATGGAAGCTGATCGACGGCGCATCCGGCGAGTTAAAATCCGCCTCAAACCACTCAAGAAGCCCTTCAAGCGCCCATTCGAATTGCAGCGCCCGTCAGGCTCGGATGACAGTGGCGCTCAGGCAGAACAGAAAAATGACACGGCCGCCGAATAG
- the fabA gene encoding bifunctional 3-hydroxydecanoyl-ACP dehydratase/trans-2-decenoyl-ACP isomerase — MEQRQSSYTYEEILTCSRGEMFGPGNPQLPLPPMLMLDRITVISEEGGEHNKGMIRAEYDINPERWFFDCHFAGDPVMPGCLGLDALWQMTGFYLGWLGLEGKGRAISVGEIKFSGMITPEIKKVTYGVDYKRVMKGRLNLGIGDGWVKADDQVVFVAKDLRVGLFKDA, encoded by the coding sequence ATGGAACAGCGCCAATCCAGCTACACTTACGAAGAGATTCTAACCTGCAGCCGCGGCGAAATGTTCGGCCCGGGAAACCCGCAGCTGCCGTTACCACCGATGTTAATGCTGGATCGGATAACCGTCATTTCCGAAGAAGGCGGAGAGCATAACAAAGGCATGATCCGTGCTGAATATGACATCAACCCGGAGCGTTGGTTCTTTGATTGTCACTTCGCAGGCGATCCTGTCATGCCCGGATGTCTTGGTCTGGATGCTCTGTGGCAGATGACCGGCTTTTATCTTGGCTGGCTGGGCCTTGAAGGCAAAGGGCGCGCCATTTCCGTGGGAGAAATCAAGTTTTCAGGCATGATCACTCCGGAAATCAAGAAAGTCACTTACGGCGTTGACTATAAACGCGTGATGAAGGGACGCCTCAACCTGGGCATCGGAGATGGCTGGGTCAAAGCGGATGATCAGGTCGTGTTTGTTGCCAAAGATCTTCGTGTCGGCTTGTTCAAAGACGCCTGA
- a CDS encoding EAL domain-containing protein: MIGFLSRYDRLFSKEIAALAVLLIANFICAVTVSVFFQNRDPETQSMVQLITIAIISMLSCLVLLQLNSSRVAAVEAMDNLVAKDKLTGLANREAFQRHLAERIENDKEAPFILLLLDLDRFKELNAFLGYSSADQLLQKFAARLELLTEQEADAARIGGDEFALIVSYDGSEKSLQAKIKKIFETLYKTYMCNKQSIDLTVSVGTTLFPEDGRDPEGLNQNAYFALQRAKKEGHNRLCCYDEVADSKMMDYHFLSQDMDRALQEGEFVVYFQPQFSFATGKQAGFEALVCWIHKDRGIISPAVFIPIAEQNGLIIPISEFVLRRACEIASKWLNPLKVAVNLSPIQMRQCVISDLVADTLLETGLDPRRLELEVTESLFIDINDEISKDLLHLQRQGISIALDDFGTGYSSLAYLTSFPFDKIKIDRSFVLNLATDDSSMAIISAVIGMGKSLNMRITAEGIEDMQAYEILRLAGVDEAQGFLLGKPRDITQEPGEEMLDLSVQKAAVA, encoded by the coding sequence ATGATTGGTTTTCTCTCACGTTATGATCGCTTGTTTAGCAAGGAAATCGCCGCGCTGGCAGTATTGCTTATTGCAAACTTCATATGCGCCGTAACTGTATCTGTGTTCTTTCAGAATCGCGATCCTGAAACCCAATCGATGGTTCAGCTCATCACCATCGCCATCATTTCCATGCTTTCCTGTCTCGTGCTGTTGCAGCTAAACAGCTCCCGTGTCGCTGCAGTTGAAGCCATGGACAATCTTGTGGCCAAGGATAAGTTGACGGGCCTGGCCAATCGTGAAGCCTTCCAGCGCCACTTGGCGGAACGTATAGAGAATGACAAGGAAGCACCATTCATTCTGCTGCTCCTAGATCTGGACCGTTTCAAGGAATTGAACGCTTTTTTAGGCTACAGCTCCGCAGATCAACTGTTGCAAAAGTTTGCCGCCAGACTGGAACTACTGACAGAGCAGGAAGCCGACGCAGCTCGCATCGGGGGCGATGAGTTCGCCTTGATCGTTTCCTATGATGGTAGTGAAAAAAGCTTGCAAGCAAAGATCAAAAAGATTTTTGAAACACTCTACAAGACTTACATGTGCAACAAACAGTCAATCGATCTGACAGTTTCTGTTGGCACGACATTGTTTCCGGAAGACGGCAGAGATCCTGAAGGTCTCAACCAGAATGCCTATTTTGCCCTGCAACGGGCCAAGAAAGAAGGTCATAACAGACTTTGCTGTTATGACGAGGTGGCCGATTCCAAGATGATGGACTACCATTTTCTGTCCCAGGATATGGATAGGGCTTTGCAGGAAGGTGAATTCGTCGTCTATTTCCAACCTCAGTTTAGCTTTGCGACCGGCAAGCAGGCAGGCTTTGAAGCTCTTGTCTGTTGGATTCACAAGGATCGCGGTATTATCTCCCCGGCCGTTTTCATTCCCATCGCAGAACAAAACGGTTTGATCATCCCAATCTCCGAATTTGTGCTACGCCGCGCCTGTGAGATCGCCAGCAAATGGCTCAACCCGCTGAAGGTTGCGGTCAACCTCTCACCCATTCAGATGCGTCAGTGCGTGATATCGGATCTGGTAGCAGATACGCTGCTGGAAACCGGGCTCGACCCAAGAAGGCTCGAACTGGAAGTAACCGAAAGCCTGTTCATCGACATCAACGACGAGATCTCCAAAGACCTGCTCCATTTGCAAAGACAAGGCATCTCTATCGCGCTTGATGACTTCGGCACCGGCTATTCCTCTCTGGCCTATTTGACCAGTTTTCCTTTTGACAAGATCAAGATCGATAGATCCTTTGTTCTGAATCTGGCCACCGATGACAGCTCGATGGCGATCATTTCTGCCGTCATCGGCATGGGCAAGAGCCTGAATATGCGGATTACGGCTGAAGGGATCGAAGACATGCAGGCCTATGAAATATTACGCCTGGCTGGCGTGGATGAAGCTCAGGGGTTCCTGCTTGGCAAACCCCGAGATATTACCCAGGAGCCAGGAGAGGAAATGCTAGATCTCTCCGTTCAAAAAGCCGCTGTCGCCTAG
- the lnt gene encoding apolipoprotein N-acyltransferase, with translation MAAIISNLILLDGWRRLLVAFLFGALASLSQAPLGWFPILWLCVPVLVWLLDSATLGKSAREAFWSMALVGWTFGFGFFLFTFYWIGASFLVEPDKFALIMPFAILCFAGGLALFWGLAAGLVAPFWSASPLRIVWLALTWSALEWLRGIIFTGLPWGGLGQAATSNDVMMQILALVGQNSVALFAPIIFAFPVFCCANERARRPGFVLAGLSALLFCGQLSYGFWRLNQPLPTAAEGKKVVVRIIQPNIPQREKWKLENRSWVFNRLLALTTLDREDAPVEKVNFFVWPETAVPFYLIEQPAGLAAIAKALPDDAILFTGTLRREENFTNSEQVYNSIYQVAGDGTILASYDKIHLVPFGEYLPKQNWLKALGFGHLAEQISGFSFGTKRKLLGDGKLGKILPLICYEIAFPSEILSFPAGADMIVNVTNDAWFGKTAGPLQHLHLAQMRAVETGLPVIRSANTGVSAVIDPFGRLVASLKLEEDGILQMTVPAKLSSTFYKRFGDTIFLCLWLLTGMLALINQRKFQSA, from the coding sequence ATGGCCGCAATCATTTCAAACCTCATCCTTCTGGACGGCTGGCGACGCCTGCTCGTTGCTTTTCTCTTTGGTGCGCTGGCAAGTCTCTCTCAGGCGCCTTTAGGCTGGTTCCCTATTTTATGGCTCTGCGTTCCGGTGTTGGTGTGGCTGCTCGATTCAGCCACGTTGGGAAAAAGTGCGCGTGAAGCCTTCTGGTCCATGGCTCTAGTTGGCTGGACTTTCGGCTTTGGCTTTTTTCTTTTTACCTTTTACTGGATTGGCGCTTCCTTCCTTGTCGAGCCGGACAAGTTTGCCCTCATTATGCCATTTGCCATCCTATGCTTTGCTGGCGGTCTGGCGCTCTTCTGGGGTTTGGCAGCCGGACTTGTCGCTCCGTTCTGGTCCGCCTCGCCTCTGCGCATCGTGTGGCTAGCCCTGACCTGGTCAGCACTGGAATGGCTAAGAGGTATTATTTTTACCGGACTGCCATGGGGTGGGCTCGGACAAGCGGCGACCTCCAACGATGTCATGATGCAGATACTGGCTCTTGTAGGGCAGAACAGCGTGGCTCTGTTTGCGCCGATCATCTTTGCATTTCCCGTCTTCTGTTGCGCCAATGAGCGTGCGCGTAGACCGGGCTTTGTGCTGGCAGGACTATCTGCTTTGCTTTTTTGCGGCCAGCTATCTTATGGCTTCTGGAGGCTCAACCAGCCTTTACCCACGGCAGCTGAAGGCAAAAAGGTTGTGGTTCGGATCATTCAGCCCAACATTCCCCAAAGAGAAAAATGGAAACTGGAGAATCGATCATGGGTTTTCAATCGGCTTCTTGCCCTAACAACCTTAGATCGCGAAGACGCACCTGTTGAAAAAGTCAACTTTTTTGTATGGCCTGAAACAGCAGTTCCATTCTACTTAATCGAGCAACCGGCAGGCCTCGCAGCCATTGCAAAAGCCCTCCCGGATGATGCTATCTTGTTCACCGGCACCCTTCGTAGAGAAGAGAATTTTACCAATAGCGAACAAGTTTACAATTCCATCTATCAGGTGGCTGGAGATGGTACTATTCTTGCCTCTTATGACAAGATCCACCTTGTCCCATTTGGTGAATATTTGCCAAAGCAAAACTGGTTGAAAGCGCTCGGGTTCGGGCACCTTGCCGAGCAGATATCTGGCTTTTCATTTGGCACAAAAAGAAAACTGCTTGGTGACGGCAAACTGGGAAAAATTCTACCTCTGATATGCTATGAAATTGCTTTTCCAAGCGAAATTCTTTCTTTTCCGGCTGGAGCGGACATGATTGTCAATGTCACGAACGATGCCTGGTTTGGCAAGACCGCTGGGCCGTTACAGCACCTCCATTTGGCACAGATGCGCGCTGTAGAAACAGGCTTACCAGTCATTCGTTCTGCAAATACAGGCGTTTCGGCGGTTATCGATCCTTTTGGACGACTTGTCGCGTCTTTAAAACTGGAAGAGGATGGAATCCTCCAGATGACGGTCCCGGCGAAGCTTTCATCCACTTTTTACAAGCGATTTGGAGACACTATTTTTCTATGCCTGTGGTTGTTGACCGGTATGCTCGCATTAATCAATCAAAGAAAATTTCAATCCGCCTAA
- a CDS encoding bifunctional diguanylate cyclase/phosphodiesterase, translated as MQQLSNTCSRPDSELGALRKLCILLALVILALVLSSHQSLLVRQMPILAIALLGCYYYVFLSSKQRKKRNRTIHLIEELKSRDNLTGLSNRQLFLSSVYARLKSPQHQNVPFALLLIDIDRFKELDTILGTENGDLLLQEFAARLSHFQQDHTMVARLSGNEFAIVIEKLDASTDFGQRIHVLHSYLKQPYRFNGRPIEITVSGGYVQFPKHGYQVGRLLQQAKLALLRAKQDGRNQICCFEQRQDVRAHIDHQLSQEMGKSIAQHEFKLHFQPQYNITTGKQTGFEALMRWEHPVRGWIPPSTFIQIAERNGLILPLSEFALRESCSTAVKWKQPLRVAVNLSPIQFKKIDLVPLVKRVLNETGLPAHRLELEVTESLFIQSSQRTIETLRQLRSMGIAIALDDFGTGYSSLSYLSSFPIDKIKIDRSFVSNLTNSNGNMAIISAMIGIGRSLDMSILAEGIEDKETLEMLRIAGCHEAQGYYLGRPRDLAAEPGFEMIEPEPEDKATDSTKALKLIKNPFMCA; from the coding sequence ATGCAGCAACTGTCGAACACGTGCAGCCGGCCGGATTCCGAATTGGGAGCGCTACGCAAACTGTGTATCCTCCTCGCTCTTGTTATCCTTGCGCTGGTTCTATCAAGTCACCAGAGCCTTCTCGTACGGCAAATGCCAATCCTGGCGATCGCTCTGCTTGGTTGTTATTATTATGTATTCCTCAGCTCAAAGCAGCGGAAGAAACGAAATCGTACCATCCATTTGATTGAAGAGCTGAAATCAAGAGATAATCTGACAGGCCTTTCCAATAGACAGCTGTTTCTTTCCTCCGTTTATGCGAGGCTTAAGTCTCCACAACACCAGAATGTGCCTTTTGCTCTGCTGCTGATCGACATTGATCGCTTCAAGGAGCTGGATACGATACTGGGCACAGAGAACGGCGATTTGCTGTTGCAGGAATTTGCGGCAAGGCTGTCCCACTTTCAGCAAGACCACACCATGGTTGCACGCTTGTCGGGCAATGAATTTGCTATTGTTATCGAGAAGCTAGATGCAAGCACCGATTTCGGACAACGCATCCATGTGCTCCATTCCTATTTGAAGCAGCCCTATCGTTTCAATGGCCGTCCCATTGAGATTACTGTTTCGGGTGGCTATGTTCAGTTTCCCAAGCATGGCTATCAGGTTGGCAGATTGTTGCAACAGGCCAAGCTGGCCTTGCTGAGGGCAAAGCAGGATGGGCGCAACCAGATCTGCTGTTTCGAGCAGAGACAGGATGTCAGGGCTCATATCGACCATCAGCTTTCTCAGGAAATGGGCAAATCCATTGCCCAGCACGAATTCAAACTTCACTTCCAGCCGCAATATAATATCACAACTGGCAAACAGACCGGTTTTGAAGCCCTGATGCGCTGGGAGCATCCAGTGAGAGGCTGGATACCGCCGAGCACATTCATCCAGATTGCCGAGCGCAATGGGCTGATATTGCCGTTATCTGAATTTGCCTTGCGTGAATCCTGCAGCACTGCTGTCAAATGGAAACAACCGTTGCGTGTTGCGGTCAATCTCTCTCCAATCCAGTTCAAGAAAATTGATCTTGTGCCGCTGGTGAAACGCGTTCTGAATGAAACAGGGCTTCCAGCACATCGTTTGGAGCTTGAGGTTACGGAAAGCCTGTTCATTCAAAGTAGCCAGCGCACCATAGAAACCCTGCGGCAACTGCGCAGCATGGGCATCGCCATCGCGCTGGACGATTTTGGCACAGGCTATTCCTCGCTTAGTTACCTGTCTTCTTTCCCGATCGACAAAATCAAGATTGATCGCTCCTTTGTTTCCAATCTCACCAATAGCAACGGCAATATGGCGATCATTTCCGCTATGATCGGGATTGGTCGCAGCCTTGATATGAGCATTCTTGCCGAGGGCATCGAGGACAAGGAAACGCTGGAGATGCTTCGTATTGCCGGCTGCCACGAAGCACAGGGATACTATCTGGGCCGTCCGCGCGACTTGGCTGCGGAACCGGGGTTCGAAATGATTGAACCCGAACCGGAAGACAAGGCCACCGATAGCACAAAGGCCCTCAAACTGATCAAGAACCCCTTCATGTGTGCATGA
- the metK gene encoding methionine adenosyltransferase → MARKEYLFTSESVSEGHPDKICDRISDAIVDEFIKADPHARCAVETMATTNKVVLAGEVRGPAEIDSHLMEKAARRVIKDIGYEQDGFHWNKADIEIYVHEQSADIAQGVDEADGKDEGAGDQGIMFGYAVNETPELMPAPILYAHKILRLIAEARHAGKETRLGPDAKSQLTLRYVDGKPVDVASVVLSTQHFDGSLTSSDIRDIVTPYIREALPEGWLTDKTVWHVNPTGKFVIGGPDGDAGLTGRKIIVDTYGGAAPHGGGAFSGKDPTKVDRSAAYVARYLAKNVVAAGYAERCTIQLAYAIGVSEPLALYVDSYGTGTVRDSVIEKALWDIVPLTPRGIRTHLGLNKPIYERTAAYGHFGREPEADGGFSWEKTDIVDALQKKIG, encoded by the coding sequence ATGGCCCGTAAAGAATATCTGTTTACCAGTGAGTCCGTGTCTGAAGGACATCCGGACAAGATCTGTGACCGTATCTCAGACGCTATTGTCGATGAATTCATCAAGGCCGACCCGCACGCTCGTTGTGCCGTGGAAACCATGGCCACTACCAACAAGGTTGTTCTTGCTGGCGAGGTTCGGGGGCCAGCCGAAATCGACAGCCACCTGATGGAAAAAGCCGCTCGCCGCGTCATTAAAGATATCGGCTATGAGCAGGATGGCTTCCACTGGAACAAGGCTGATATTGAGATTTACGTGCATGAACAATCTGCCGACATCGCCCAGGGCGTGGACGAAGCCGACGGCAAGGATGAAGGCGCTGGCGATCAGGGCATCATGTTCGGTTATGCCGTCAACGAAACACCCGAACTGATGCCGGCACCGATTTTATATGCGCACAAGATTCTGCGTCTGATCGCAGAGGCACGCCATGCTGGCAAAGAAACGCGTCTGGGGCCGGATGCGAAAAGTCAGCTTACTTTGCGCTATGTCGATGGCAAGCCGGTTGATGTTGCCTCTGTGGTGCTTTCGACGCAGCATTTTGACGGTAGCCTTACCTCATCCGATATCCGCGATATTGTAACACCATACATCCGGGAAGCCCTTCCTGAAGGCTGGCTCACTGACAAGACGGTCTGGCACGTGAACCCAACCGGCAAATTCGTCATTGGCGGACCGGACGGGGATGCAGGCCTTACCGGACGCAAGATCATCGTTGATACTTACGGCGGTGCCGCACCTCATGGTGGCGGGGCATTCTCTGGTAAGGATCCAACCAAGGTTGACCGTTCAGCGGCTTACGTGGCGCGCTATCTTGCAAAGAATGTCGTGGCTGCCGGATATGCCGAGCGCTGCACGATTCAGCTCGCCTATGCGATCGGAGTTTCCGAACCTCTGGCTCTTTATGTCGATAGCTATGGTACGGGTACGGTGCGCGATTCCGTTATCGAGAAAGCGCTCTGGGATATCGTGCCACTGACGCCACGTGGCATTCGCACCCATCTTGGTCTCAACAAACCGATTTATGAACGCACAGCAGCTTATGGCCACTTCGGACGCGAGCCAGAGGCTGACGGCGGCTTTTCCTGGGAAAAGACCGATATTGTAGACGCCCTGCAAAAGAAAATCGGCTAG
- the fabI gene encoding enoyl-ACP reductase FabI has translation MKGLMEGKRGLIMGVANASSIAWGISQALHEQGADLAFTYQGDALGKRVKPLAESVGSDFVLPCDVEDIDSVDAVFAALKEKWGTIDFIVHAIGFSDKSELRGRYADTSRENFSRTMVISCFSFTEAAKRAADLMPNGGAMLTLTYAGSTRVMPNYNVMGVAKAGLEASVRYLANDLGPSGIRVNAISAGPVRTLAGNGIADARQMYSYQRDNSPLRDVCTIEDVGGAALYLLSDLSKKVTGQVQFVDSGYSCISMPTVETLAAIDKINKS, from the coding sequence ATGAAAGGTCTTATGGAAGGAAAACGCGGCCTGATCATGGGCGTTGCGAATGCAAGTTCAATTGCCTGGGGAATTTCTCAGGCATTGCACGAGCAAGGCGCCGACCTTGCCTTCACCTATCAGGGTGACGCTTTGGGCAAGCGCGTAAAACCTCTGGCGGAATCTGTCGGGTCTGATTTTGTCTTGCCATGTGATGTGGAAGATATCGACTCCGTTGACGCGGTTTTTGCGGCTTTGAAAGAAAAGTGGGGCACGATTGACTTCATCGTTCATGCCATCGGCTTTTCCGACAAGAGCGAACTGCGCGGTCGCTATGCTGATACCTCACGCGAGAATTTCTCTCGTACCATGGTCATTTCCTGCTTTTCCTTCACGGAAGCGGCCAAACGGGCAGCAGATCTGATGCCCAATGGCGGTGCCATGCTGACGCTGACTTATGCCGGTTCGACAAGGGTTATGCCTAACTATAACGTCATGGGCGTTGCCAAGGCTGGCCTTGAGGCTTCTGTAAGATATCTCGCCAATGATCTGGGGCCATCAGGCATTCGGGTCAACGCAATCTCGGCAGGGCCAGTGCGAACACTGGCAGGCAACGGTATCGCAGATGCTCGTCAGATGTACAGCTATCAGCGCGATAACAGCCCGCTGCGTGACGTTTGCACAATCGAGGATGTGGGCGGAGCCGCACTCTACCTGCTTTCCGATTTGTCGAAGAAAGTTACAGGGCAAGTCCAGTTTGTAGATTCCGGTTATAGCTGCATTTCCATGCCGACAGTCGAGACCCTTGCGGCGATCGACAAGATCAACAAGTCATAG